The Gordonia iterans DNA window CGTCGATCCGCAGGCGCCCGGGGTGCGGCTGCTCCGGACGCCGTCGTCGACGGGGGCGGCCGAGTTCACGGTGACGTTCGACGACGCCCCGGCCGTCACCGTGGCCGGGCCCGCGGGCGACCTCTATCGTGCGCTGCAGGCCTGCTACGCCGACGGGCTGCTGGCCGGCGCGCTGGACCTCACCGCGACGCATGTGACCGACCGGCAGCAGTTCGGCCGGGCGATCGGGGCGTTCCAGGCGGTGGCACAGCAGCTCGCCGACGTGTATGTGGTGTCCCGCACCCTCAACCTGGTCGCGACGTCGGCCGCCTGGCGCCTGGCGACCGGCCGCGACGCGGACGAGGATCTGGCGACCGCCGACTACTGGACCGCCGCCGAACTGCCCGCCGCCTTGCGCACTATGACGCACCTGCACGGGGGCATCGGCGTCGACCTGTCGTATCCGCTGCACCGCTACTTCTCCCTCGCCAAAGACTTGGCGAGGTTCGCCGGGGGCCCGTCGGCATCGCTGGACGCGCTCGCCGGGGTGACCGTTCCGCAGACTCAGAGGATGGTGCGCGCATGTTCGTAGACCTCACCGTGGCGCAACAGGCGTTGCGCGACGAGTTTCGCGACTACTTCTCCGGCTTGGTGACGCCGGAGGAGGAGAGCGCGATGCGCACGCAGCGGCACGGCGCCGAGTACCGCGCGGTGGTCCGCCGGCTGGGCGCCGACGGACGTCTCGGCGTCGGCTGGCCGGAGGAGTTCGGCGGCAAGGGCTTCGGCGAAGTGGAGCAGCAGTTGTTCACCAACGAGGCCGTGCGCGCCGACGTGCCGCTGCCGGCGGTGACCCTGCAGACGGTCGGGCCCACCTTGCAGCGCTACGGCACCGAGGAGCAGAAGGCGAAGTTCCTTCCGGGGATCCTCGCCGGCGAGATCCATTTCGCGATCGGGTACACCGAGCCGGATGCCGGCACCGACCTCGCCTCGCTGGCCACCCGTGCGGTCCGGGACGGCGACGAGTACGTGGTGAACGGCCAGAAGATCTTCACCACCGGCGGGCACGACGCGGACTACATCTGGCTGGCCGTGCGCACCGACTCCGGAGCGAGCGGAGCGACGGGGGATGTTCCAGCCGCCAAGCACAAGGGCATCTCGATCCTGATCGTCGACACCCGCGATCCCGGATTCTCGTGGACCCCGATCATCACCGCGGACGGTGCGCACCACGTCAACGCGACCTATTACAGCGATGTGCGGGTGCCGGTCGGCATGCGCGTCGGCGACGAGGGCGACGGCTGGAAGCTGATCACCACACAGCTCAATCACGAGCGCGTGATGCTCGGCCCGGCCGGTCGCCTCGGTGGACTGGTGGACCGGCTACGTGCCTGGGCGTCGGACGCGACGTTCGACGACCGCCCGGTGATCGAGCAGCCTGACGTGCGCCGCGTGCTCGCCCGACTGGGCGCCTACGAGCGCCTCAACGAGTTGCTCAACTGGCAGGTCGCCTCCTCCGGCGACATCGCGATGGCCGACGCCTGCGCCACCAAGGTCTTCGCCACGGAGCGGCTGCAGGCCGCGCACCGGATGATCGACGACGTCGTGGCCGCCTACGGCGATCTGACCGATCCGGCCACCGCGGACTTCGTCGACTGGCTGGATCGGCAAGCCAAGCGCAATGCGGTGATCACCTTCGGCGGCGGCGTCAACGAGGTGATGCGCGATCTCATCGCGACGGCCGGGCTGGGCCTGCCGAGGAGTGGGCGATGAGCCGCATCGGGACCGTGAGCGACGCGTCTGCATCCACCGATGAGCAGATCCGGGCGGCGGCCGCGGAGATCATGGCCGACGGGCCGAGCGCACCGATCAGCGGACGCGACCCGGTGAACCGACCGATGATCCACAACTGGGTGGAGGCCATCGGCGATGCGAATCCGATCTACGTCGACGACGAGGCCGCGCGTGCGGCCGGACATCCGGGCGTCGTCGCGCCTCCGGCCATGGCGCAGGTCTGGACGATGCGTGGATTGGGCGGAGTCCGGGCCGACGACGACCCGCTGGGCCGGGCGAGCGCGCTGTTCGACGAGGCGGGCTACACGTCGGTGGTCGCGACGAACTGTGACAGCGTCTATCACCGTTATCTCCGGCCGGGCGAGGAAGTGACCCATTCGGCGGAACTGATCGACGTGACCGGACCCAAGCAGACCGCGCTCGGCGAGGGCTGGTTCTTCACCACCCGGAACACCTGGCGGGTGGGTGAGGAGTCGGTCGCCGAGATGGAGTTCCGGATCCTCAAGTTCCGCCCGGGATCTCGACACGCCGACTCGCCTTGCGGCTCGTCGGCTACTCGACCACCGAATGGGGCACCGCATCGAGACCGCAGCGACCTCGA harbors:
- a CDS encoding acyl-CoA dehydrogenase family protein — encoded protein: MDFTPEATAAALAEAADEAMRRLTPDWTDRFDDGFDRAAWRLLIDCELATMAFPPALGGEGLDVDALGALAARAGRGAVVTPLVGTLVAGALFAGDESAATHWADRAAVRPGRWFAVAVGERGRAPGDPPQVRISGSGPDAKVSGVKTGVCFAEGAAGLIVAGPGTSAVVDPQAPGVRLLRTPSSTGAAEFTVTFDDAPAVTVAGPAGDLYRALQACYADGLLAGALDLTATHVTDRQQFGRAIGAFQAVAQQLADVYVVSRTLNLVATSAAWRLATGRDADEDLATADYWTAAELPAALRTMTHLHGGIGVDLSYPLHRYFSLAKDLARFAGGPSASLDALAGVTVPQTQRMVRACS
- a CDS encoding acyl-CoA dehydrogenase family protein, producing the protein MFVDLTVAQQALRDEFRDYFSGLVTPEEESAMRTQRHGAEYRAVVRRLGADGRLGVGWPEEFGGKGFGEVEQQLFTNEAVRADVPLPAVTLQTVGPTLQRYGTEEQKAKFLPGILAGEIHFAIGYTEPDAGTDLASLATRAVRDGDEYVVNGQKIFTTGGHDADYIWLAVRTDSGASGATGDVPAAKHKGISILIVDTRDPGFSWTPIITADGAHHVNATYYSDVRVPVGMRVGDEGDGWKLITTQLNHERVMLGPAGRLGGLVDRLRAWASDATFDDRPVIEQPDVRRVLARLGAYERLNELLNWQVASSGDIAMADACATKVFATERLQAAHRMIDDVVAAYGDLTDPATADFVDWLDRQAKRNAVITFGGGVNEVMRDLIATAGLGLPRSGR
- a CDS encoding bifunctional MaoC family dehydratase N-terminal/OB-fold nucleic acid binding domain-containing protein, which encodes MSRIGTVSDASASTDEQIRAAAAEIMADGPSAPISGRDPVNRPMIHNWVEAIGDANPIYVDDEAARAAGHPGVVAPPAMAQVWTMRGLGGVRADDDPLGRASALFDEAGYTSVVATNCDSVYHRYLRPGEEVTHSAELIDVTGPKQTALGEGWFFTTRNTWRVGEESVAEMEFRILKFRPGSRHADSPCGSSATRPPNGAPHRDRSDLDPARLIRPSVSRDTAFFWEGVAAHELRVQLLPDGTLRHPPIPATWKPRDSDGNCPPTDFVVAAGTGTVYSFVVHHAPKVPGRQLPFVVALVELDEGVRMLGELRGADPERVRIGMPVEVEFLDFPADDDSEAWTLYAWRPR